A segment of the Thermococcus sp. genome:
TTTTCCTGGGCCTTTGAGGTGGGGGCTTGAAGATGAGCAAGATCGAGATGGTACTGAATCTCATACGGGATGGGGAGAGAAACCCAGCCGAGATCGCGGGAAAACTCGGGATGAGCCGCGAGGAAGTCGATGGTATCATAAAGATACTGGAGAGCATGGGGTACGTTGAACGGATTGAGAGGGGATCGGACGCTTGTGAGGCCTGTCCCCTCCGCAGTATCTGCCTTGGATCCTGCGTTAGAAAGACCGCCACCG
Coding sequences within it:
- a CDS encoding helix-turn-helix domain-containing protein, which translates into the protein MSKIEMVLNLIRDGERNPAEIAGKLGMSREEVDGIIKILESMGYVERIERGSDACEACPLRSICLGSCVRKTATVYQITGKSFSLKRGHI